One window from the genome of Grus americana isolate bGruAme1 chromosome 2, bGruAme1.mat, whole genome shotgun sequence encodes:
- the ATAD2 gene encoding ATPase family AAA domain-containing protein 2 isoform X1: protein MVILRSSTARPPGPAARDSRCRRRPPFELMDSSSEFISLEPSSLSSRRIWTRSGAAARAAGSRGTRRTDEAGFSSGKMGCFNGHSLRSMRKNMPPCSDSSFDKSMEILSENVNRRHFTRQLAKPKSDPKKEEYKEVNRTLKTRADAKAAEQVHEENGDLEVRRSCRLRQSHYTTTNQSVLFDKLITNTAEAVLQKMDDMEKMRRRRMMEDLGVFHDENLDMYAQGKKEIQRADKEIADNQGGIVVVSSEESEEKDDDDGEDTRKRYDFRQRKTVERYQAPLEKPRQRKIYFSGRSSPVRQRYSFRSAQSEGSCCKRTNRRRHAVHNSDSTSSSSSSDDEERFERHRKRSRNRNLRRCLPLNFRKDELKGIHKDRMKIGASLADVDPMQIDCSVRFDGVGGLSDHISALKEMVVFPLLYPEVFERFKIQPPRGCLFYGPPGTGKTLVARALANECSQGERRIAFFMRKGADCLSKWVGESERQLRLLFDQAYQMRPSIIFFDEIDGLAPVRSSKQDQIHSSIVSTLLALMDGLDSRGEIVVIGATNRLDSIDPALRRPGRFDREFLFSLPNKEARKEIFKIHTRDWTPKPLDMFLEELAEKCVGYCGADIKSLCAEAALCALRRRYPQIYKSSEKLQLDVASIKITAKDFVMAMQKTVPASQRAVASPGRALSSVSKPLLENTLARILQALQRVFPHTEFALQKDQQPDSVNHVLRNYAVDSDEESPSIFEDKPTHKMPSRAKEKFLNFSRNAYYQPTSCRPRFLLVGEPGCGQASHLAPAVIHALEKFPVYMLDLPALFVTTTSPEETCAQLMREAQRTAPSIIYIPHIHLWWEAVGATLKATFTTLLQNVPTFAPVLLLATSDVCHADLQTEIKELFIDDYEEVFKIQLPNEEERRMFFEDLIVNQAAKPPASKNSAAWRPLEVLPVAPPPKPQQLTEEEIKQLEEQEEDTLRELRIFLRDVTHRLAIDRRFRAFTKPVDPEEVPDYDAVIKQPMDLSAILSKIDLHQYLTAGDFLRDIDLICSNALEYNPDKDPGDRLIRHRACTLRDTAYAIVREEIDEDFEQRCEEIQESRKKRGCSSSKYAPSYYRVMPKQNSVPGCTKTDPKCNEKMKIAAAPVDASTPRSNNVSKRKRRKNKGSSSIATKRRNFQFNKENKVPEDQNEVESDEETPEKGFSNMDHAEVESTQDSFMEENENVLQERQKNGNENTSGTENERERVLLPKSASEKSIMLPEHSDLREESKMPDHQTAESSEDGDSNDSWVHRMTRGRHSQVEEQQVTCANKAMEILTQPVTVDYYELKQLLHFVTVVTKKFNIFHLEKLYAVLSQCIYQHREDYDKTELVKEMKKEIAAFSYARC from the exons ATGGTGATCCTGCGGAGCAGCACCGCCCGACCGCCTGGCCCGGCCGCCCGCGACAgccggtgccgccgccgcccccccttCGAGCTTATGGACTCGAGCTCCGAGTTCATCTCCTTGGAGCCCTCCTCGCTCAGTAGCCGCCGCATCTGGACGCGCTCCGGGGCCGCCGCCAGGGCCGCGGGATCCAGGGGGACCAGGAGAACCGACGAGGCC ggtttttcctctggcaaaatgggatgtttcaatggacactctttaagatcaatgagaaaaaacatgccgccctgttcagactctagctttgacaaaagcatggaaatattaagtgaaaacgtcaatcgaagacactttacaag gcagttggcaaagccgaaatcagacccaaaaaaagaagaatataaagaag tcaacaggacactgaagactagagctgatgcaaaagctgcagaacaagtccatgaagaaaatggggatttggaggtccgccgaagctgcaggcttcgacaaagccattacaccactacaaatcaatctgttttatttgacaaacttataacaaa tactgcagaagcagtcttgcaaaaaatggatgacatggagaagatgcgtagacggcgaatgatggaagaccttggggtgttccacgat gagaacctcgatatgtatgcacaaggaaagaaagaaatccaaagagctgacaaagaaatagctgataatcaaggtggcattgtag tagtttcatcagaagaaagtgaagagaaagatgatgatgatggtgaagacactcgaaagcgttatgactttcgacagaggaaaaccgttgagcgctatcaagctccattggaaa aaccaagacaacGTAAGATATATTTTTCGGGCCGgtcttcacctgtcagacagagatactcatttagaagtgctcagtcagaaggctcttgctgcaaaagaactaacag acggaGACACGCAGTCCACAACAGTGATTCCacatcctcttcatcctcatctgatgacgaagagcgttttgagagacataggaagcgcagccgtaacagaaatttaagaag gtgtcttccactaaactttcgaaAAGATGAGTTAAAGGGAATTCACAAGGATCGAATGAaaattggagcaagtctggctgatgttgatccaatgcaaatagattgttca gtgcgatttgatggtgtgggtggtctttctgaccacatttcagctttaaaagagatggtcgtttttccactgctttacccagaagtctttgagagattcaaaattcaacctccaag aggctgtctattctatggtccgccagggactggaaagacactggttgctcgtgcgcttgctaatgaatgcagccaaggtgagaggagaatagccttttttatgcgaaaaggtgccgactgcctgagtaaatgggTGGGGGAGTCTGAACGACAGCTTcggttattatttgatcag gcctaccagatgcgaccttcaattattttctttgatgaGATAGATggccttgctcctgtgcggtccagtaaacaagaccaaattcatag ctctattgtgtcaactcttctggcccttatggatggtttagacagcagaggagagattgtggtcattggagccaccaacaggctggattctatagatcctgctttacgaagacccggccgctttgatcgagagttcctcttcagcttgccaaataaagag gctagaaaagagattttcaagattcacacacgagattggaccccaaagccattggacatgtttcttgaagagctagctgaaaaatgtgttg ggtactgtggtgctgatattaaatccttatgtgctgaagctgccctctgtgctttgcgccgccgctatcctcagatatacaaaagtagcgagaaactgcagttagatgttgcttctatcaaaataacagcaaaggattttgtcatggctatgcagaagactgttccagcttcacagagggctgtggcttcacctgggcgagcgctatcatctgtttcaaaaccactgcttgaaaacacgttagcaagaattttacaagccttgcagagagtatttccccacacagagtttgcactacagaaggaccaacagccag acagtgtaaatcatgttttaagaaattatgcagttgacagtgatgaggaatcgccatcaatctttgaagataagccaactcatAAAATGCCCAgtagagcaaaggaaaaattcctcaattttagcag aaatgcttattaccagccaacatcttgcaggccacggttcttactagttggagagccaggatgtgggcaagcttctcatttggcacctgcagtaatacatgccctggaaaagtttccagtttatatgctagacctacctgctttgtttgttaccaccacatcaccggaagaaacatgtgcacag ttgatgcgagaagctcaaagaacagcaccgagtatcatttatatcccacatatccatttgtggtgggaggctgttggagctacactgaaagctacttttacaacactactgcagaaCGTTCCAacatttgctccagttttgctgcttgcaacatctgatgtgtgtcacgcagatctccaaacagag ataaaagaattgtttattgatgattatgaagaagttttcaaaatccagttgcctaatgaggaagaaagaagaatgttttttgaggacttaattgtaaatcaagctgctaaacctcctgcatcaaaaaacagtgcag cgtggcggccattggaagtgctgcctgtagcaccaccacctaagcctcaacagctgactgaggaagaaataaaacaactggaggagcaggaggaggacacattgcgtgaacttaggattttcttaagggatgtgactcacagacttgccattgacagacgtttcagagcatttacaaagcctgttgacccagaggag gtacctgattatgacgcagttattaaacagcccatggacctttcagcaattctctctaagattgacttgcaccagtacctaactgcaggagactttttaagagacatcgatctaatctgtagcaatgctttagagtacaacccagataaagatcctggag atcgtctcattaggcacagagcttgtactttgagagatactgcgtatgccatagtgagggaagaaatagatgaagactttgaacaacgctgtgaagaaattcaagaatctcgtaagaaaagag gttgtagctcttcaaagtatgctccgtcttactaccgtgtaatgccaaagcagaactccgttcctgggtgtacgaaaacagacccaaagtgtaatgaaaaaatgaagatagcagcagcacctgtagatgccagtacaccccgctctaaca atgtgtcaaaaagaaaacgcagaaagaacaaagggtcttcaagtatcgcaacaaagaggaggaatttccagttcaataaagagaataaagttccggaagaccaaaatgaagttgagagtgatgaagagaccccagaaaaagggttttctaacatggatcacgctgaagttgagtccacacaggattcttttatggaagaaaatgaaaatgtacttcaggaacgacagaaaaatgggaatgaaaacacatctgggacagaaaatgagagagagagagttcttctgcctaaatctgcttctgagaagagtatcatgcttcctgaacattcagacctaagagaggagagcaaaatgccagatcaccaaacagcagaaagttctgaagacggagattcaaatg attcaTGGGTACACCGTATGACTCGTGGGAGACATTCTCAGgtagaagagcaacaggtgacgtgtgccaataaagccatggaaattctcacacagccagtgactgtggattactatgagctcaaa caactgttgcaTTTTGTCACTGTGGTAACTAAGAAGTTCAATATATTTCACCTGGAAAAACTATACGCTGTTCTTAGTCAGTGcatataccaacatcgggaagattacgacaaaactgaattagtgaag gaaatgaagaaagaaattgcagccttcagttatgctcggtgttga
- the ATAD2 gene encoding ATPase family AAA domain-containing protein 2 isoform X2, with protein MGCFNGHSLRSMRKNMPPCSDSSFDKSMEILSENVNRRHFTRQLAKPKSDPKKEEYKEVNRTLKTRADAKAAEQVHEENGDLEVRRSCRLRQSHYTTTNQSVLFDKLITNTAEAVLQKMDDMEKMRRRRMMEDLGVFHDENLDMYAQGKKEIQRADKEIADNQGGIVVVSSEESEEKDDDDGEDTRKRYDFRQRKTVERYQAPLEKPRQRKIYFSGRSSPVRQRYSFRSAQSEGSCCKRTNRRRHAVHNSDSTSSSSSSDDEERFERHRKRSRNRNLRRCLPLNFRKDELKGIHKDRMKIGASLADVDPMQIDCSVRFDGVGGLSDHISALKEMVVFPLLYPEVFERFKIQPPRGCLFYGPPGTGKTLVARALANECSQGERRIAFFMRKGADCLSKWVGESERQLRLLFDQAYQMRPSIIFFDEIDGLAPVRSSKQDQIHSSIVSTLLALMDGLDSRGEIVVIGATNRLDSIDPALRRPGRFDREFLFSLPNKEARKEIFKIHTRDWTPKPLDMFLEELAEKCVGYCGADIKSLCAEAALCALRRRYPQIYKSSEKLQLDVASIKITAKDFVMAMQKTVPASQRAVASPGRALSSVSKPLLENTLARILQALQRVFPHTEFALQKDQQPDSVNHVLRNYAVDSDEESPSIFEDKPTHKMPSRAKEKFLNFSRNAYYQPTSCRPRFLLVGEPGCGQASHLAPAVIHALEKFPVYMLDLPALFVTTTSPEETCAQLMREAQRTAPSIIYIPHIHLWWEAVGATLKATFTTLLQNVPTFAPVLLLATSDVCHADLQTEIKELFIDDYEEVFKIQLPNEEERRMFFEDLIVNQAAKPPASKNSAAWRPLEVLPVAPPPKPQQLTEEEIKQLEEQEEDTLRELRIFLRDVTHRLAIDRRFRAFTKPVDPEEVPDYDAVIKQPMDLSAILSKIDLHQYLTAGDFLRDIDLICSNALEYNPDKDPGDRLIRHRACTLRDTAYAIVREEIDEDFEQRCEEIQESRKKRGCSSSKYAPSYYRVMPKQNSVPGCTKTDPKCNEKMKIAAAPVDASTPRSNNVSKRKRRKNKGSSSIATKRRNFQFNKENKVPEDQNEVESDEETPEKGFSNMDHAEVESTQDSFMEENENVLQERQKNGNENTSGTENERERVLLPKSASEKSIMLPEHSDLREESKMPDHQTAESSEDGDSNDSWVHRMTRGRHSQVEEQQVTCANKAMEILTQPVTVDYYELKQLLHFVTVVTKKFNIFHLEKLYAVLSQCIYQHREDYDKTELVKEMKKEIAAFSYARC; from the exons atgggatgtttcaatggacactctttaagatcaatgagaaaaaacatgccgccctgttcagactctagctttgacaaaagcatggaaatattaagtgaaaacgtcaatcgaagacactttacaag gcagttggcaaagccgaaatcagacccaaaaaaagaagaatataaagaag tcaacaggacactgaagactagagctgatgcaaaagctgcagaacaagtccatgaagaaaatggggatttggaggtccgccgaagctgcaggcttcgacaaagccattacaccactacaaatcaatctgttttatttgacaaacttataacaaa tactgcagaagcagtcttgcaaaaaatggatgacatggagaagatgcgtagacggcgaatgatggaagaccttggggtgttccacgat gagaacctcgatatgtatgcacaaggaaagaaagaaatccaaagagctgacaaagaaatagctgataatcaaggtggcattgtag tagtttcatcagaagaaagtgaagagaaagatgatgatgatggtgaagacactcgaaagcgttatgactttcgacagaggaaaaccgttgagcgctatcaagctccattggaaa aaccaagacaacGTAAGATATATTTTTCGGGCCGgtcttcacctgtcagacagagatactcatttagaagtgctcagtcagaaggctcttgctgcaaaagaactaacag acggaGACACGCAGTCCACAACAGTGATTCCacatcctcttcatcctcatctgatgacgaagagcgttttgagagacataggaagcgcagccgtaacagaaatttaagaag gtgtcttccactaaactttcgaaAAGATGAGTTAAAGGGAATTCACAAGGATCGAATGAaaattggagcaagtctggctgatgttgatccaatgcaaatagattgttca gtgcgatttgatggtgtgggtggtctttctgaccacatttcagctttaaaagagatggtcgtttttccactgctttacccagaagtctttgagagattcaaaattcaacctccaag aggctgtctattctatggtccgccagggactggaaagacactggttgctcgtgcgcttgctaatgaatgcagccaaggtgagaggagaatagccttttttatgcgaaaaggtgccgactgcctgagtaaatgggTGGGGGAGTCTGAACGACAGCTTcggttattatttgatcag gcctaccagatgcgaccttcaattattttctttgatgaGATAGATggccttgctcctgtgcggtccagtaaacaagaccaaattcatag ctctattgtgtcaactcttctggcccttatggatggtttagacagcagaggagagattgtggtcattggagccaccaacaggctggattctatagatcctgctttacgaagacccggccgctttgatcgagagttcctcttcagcttgccaaataaagag gctagaaaagagattttcaagattcacacacgagattggaccccaaagccattggacatgtttcttgaagagctagctgaaaaatgtgttg ggtactgtggtgctgatattaaatccttatgtgctgaagctgccctctgtgctttgcgccgccgctatcctcagatatacaaaagtagcgagaaactgcagttagatgttgcttctatcaaaataacagcaaaggattttgtcatggctatgcagaagactgttccagcttcacagagggctgtggcttcacctgggcgagcgctatcatctgtttcaaaaccactgcttgaaaacacgttagcaagaattttacaagccttgcagagagtatttccccacacagagtttgcactacagaaggaccaacagccag acagtgtaaatcatgttttaagaaattatgcagttgacagtgatgaggaatcgccatcaatctttgaagataagccaactcatAAAATGCCCAgtagagcaaaggaaaaattcctcaattttagcag aaatgcttattaccagccaacatcttgcaggccacggttcttactagttggagagccaggatgtgggcaagcttctcatttggcacctgcagtaatacatgccctggaaaagtttccagtttatatgctagacctacctgctttgtttgttaccaccacatcaccggaagaaacatgtgcacag ttgatgcgagaagctcaaagaacagcaccgagtatcatttatatcccacatatccatttgtggtgggaggctgttggagctacactgaaagctacttttacaacactactgcagaaCGTTCCAacatttgctccagttttgctgcttgcaacatctgatgtgtgtcacgcagatctccaaacagag ataaaagaattgtttattgatgattatgaagaagttttcaaaatccagttgcctaatgaggaagaaagaagaatgttttttgaggacttaattgtaaatcaagctgctaaacctcctgcatcaaaaaacagtgcag cgtggcggccattggaagtgctgcctgtagcaccaccacctaagcctcaacagctgactgaggaagaaataaaacaactggaggagcaggaggaggacacattgcgtgaacttaggattttcttaagggatgtgactcacagacttgccattgacagacgtttcagagcatttacaaagcctgttgacccagaggag gtacctgattatgacgcagttattaaacagcccatggacctttcagcaattctctctaagattgacttgcaccagtacctaactgcaggagactttttaagagacatcgatctaatctgtagcaatgctttagagtacaacccagataaagatcctggag atcgtctcattaggcacagagcttgtactttgagagatactgcgtatgccatagtgagggaagaaatagatgaagactttgaacaacgctgtgaagaaattcaagaatctcgtaagaaaagag gttgtagctcttcaaagtatgctccgtcttactaccgtgtaatgccaaagcagaactccgttcctgggtgtacgaaaacagacccaaagtgtaatgaaaaaatgaagatagcagcagcacctgtagatgccagtacaccccgctctaaca atgtgtcaaaaagaaaacgcagaaagaacaaagggtcttcaagtatcgcaacaaagaggaggaatttccagttcaataaagagaataaagttccggaagaccaaaatgaagttgagagtgatgaagagaccccagaaaaagggttttctaacatggatcacgctgaagttgagtccacacaggattcttttatggaagaaaatgaaaatgtacttcaggaacgacagaaaaatgggaatgaaaacacatctgggacagaaaatgagagagagagagttcttctgcctaaatctgcttctgagaagagtatcatgcttcctgaacattcagacctaagagaggagagcaaaatgccagatcaccaaacagcagaaagttctgaagacggagattcaaatg attcaTGGGTACACCGTATGACTCGTGGGAGACATTCTCAGgtagaagagcaacaggtgacgtgtgccaataaagccatggaaattctcacacagccagtgactgtggattactatgagctcaaa caactgttgcaTTTTGTCACTGTGGTAACTAAGAAGTTCAATATATTTCACCTGGAAAAACTATACGCTGTTCTTAGTCAGTGcatataccaacatcgggaagattacgacaaaactgaattagtgaag gaaatgaagaaagaaattgcagccttcagttatgctcggtgttga